A region of the Desulfomicrobium macestii genome:
CGCAACGACGAGGTCGGAATCCTGGCCAAAAGCTTCGACAACATGGTGCAAACCATCCGCGAACGCACCGAGGATCTCAAGCGCGCCAACGAACAGCTGAAGCAGCTGTCCCTCCTGGACGGCTTGACGGGAGTCGCCAACCGCCGCATGTTTGACAATTGCCTGAAGCAGGAATGGCGGCGGGCCATGCGCGATCAGACTCCCATCGGCATCATCCTGGCAGATGTTGATTTTTTCAAGGATTACAACGATAAACATGGACATCTGCAGGGTGATCAGTGCCTTATCGCCGTGGCGGCAGTCATGCAGCGCATGATGCAGCGCCCGGCGGATCTGGTCACACGCTTCGGCGGCGAGGAATTTGCCGTCATCCTGGCCGACACTGACGCCGAGGGCGTGACGCATGTGGCCGAGGCCATGCGCCAGGCGGTGCTGGACCTGCACCTGGAGCATGGCGCATCCCAGGTGGGGCCCTTCGTGACCGTGAGCTTTGGCGTGGCCTCCATGACCCCTCGGCTTGAAGACGGTGATGACGGCATGGCGAAGCTGCTGCAGAAGGCGGACAATGCCATGTACCAGGCCAAAAGATCGGGGCGCAACCGGGTCGTGGCTTCGAGTGATGACCAACCCGCCATGCCTTCCGAATGATTTTTCCTCCGCTCCGGATGTTCCGGCGCGGTTCCTTTTCTTCATCGTCACGGCTCCATGCCGACAAGGATATATATGTCTTTTGATTCCCTTGGGCTCCCGCCCGCTCTGGTTCAGGCCCTGCAGACCCGCAAGCTCGACACGCCCCTGCCCGTGCAGGAGGCCGCGCTGCCGGTGCTGATGGCCGGAAAATCGGCCATGCTCGTTTCTCGAACCGGTTCGGGCAAGACGCTTGCCTATCTGCTGCCCATTCTGGCGGGCATCAACGCCGAGAGCATGCACGTGCAGGCCGTGGTGCTGGCTCCCACCCACGAGCTGGCCATGCAGATCCACCGCGTGGCCACGGACCTGTCCCGCGACGCCGGCCTTGGCGTGCGGGTGCAGTCCCTCATCGGCGGGGCAGCGGTCAGCCGCCAGATCGAGGGGCTCAAGAAAAAACCCCATCTGGTGATCGGCTCCGCCGGCCGCATGACGCACCTCATGGAGCTTGGAAAACTCAAGCTGAAAGAAACCGTATGGCTGGTCCTCGACGAAGCGGATCGTCTGCTCATCGAGGAAGGGTTGGAGCACATCCGCAAGATCACGGGCCAGCTTGGTCCCGAGACCCGTTTCGTCTTCGTCTCCGCCACCGAGGGCCCGGCCACGACCCGCATCGCTCGCGGGCTGGCCCCGAACCTTGAATTCGTGCGCGCGCAGGACGGAATCAGCCCGGCCATCCGGCACTGCTATCTGGTCTGCGAGGAACGCGACAAGACCGACTGGCTGCGCAAGGTGCTGCGCGGCCTTTCCCCCGAGCGGGCCCTGGTCTTCGTGCACCGGGGAGCCAGCGCCGAACGCATGTCCGAACGCCTGGAACATCACCAGCTGGCCGTGGCCGATCTGCACGGCGCGCACGACAAGTTCGAACGCCAGGCCGCCCTGGACGATTTCCGCAAAGGCAAGGCCCAGACGCTCATCGCTTCGGACATCGCAGCCCGGGGGCTCGATATTTTCGGGGTGGAACTGGTGGTCAACGTGGACGTGCCAAGCCAGAGCCGCGATTATCTGCACCGCGCCGGGCGCACGGGACGAGCCGGCGCCGAGGGCCTTGTGCTGTCCCTCATGACCGAAGCTGAGAGCCGTCTGGCCAAGCGTTACGCCCAGGATCTGGATATCATCCTGGAACAGGTACAGCTCGTGCGCGGCGCCCTTGTCCCGGCCACGGGCGACTCCGCACAGACCCTGCGCCCGGCTCCGCGTCCTTTCGGCTCCGGCCGGGGCGGCAAAAAAAGACCAGCCCCCGCAGGCCCTGAAACCCGCAAGGAATCCGCCGCTACGACCCCGCCCGCTTCCGCCAGGCAACCGCAGTCCCACGACAAGGCCGCGCCCCCCGTGGCCCGCAAACGCGGGCCCGCGCTCCCCGGCGCAAAGTCCGGCAAGACCGGACAAAAAGCATGGTCGGGACCCAAGCGGAACAAACCCGCCTGATCCTTGCCCGCCCGGCGCGAAACACGCGCGCCGGGCCCTTTCTGCCTGCACCGTCCTTAAGCCGCCTTCGACAAACCAAGCCCCTCCAAATATCTTCGCATCCAGACTGCCAATAAAATCCGGTTGTTGACAAAAATATGGATTCCCGGATAGCTACGGCCATTGATGTTATTATTTTTCAATTAGTGCTATTCTTGAGGCCGGTTTTCCAATTCCATAGTTTCAACTCGCAAATCCTGGCGCGATCCGTATTGCCAAAGACCGGCCAGGAGGGGAGGTGCATTTCCATGTTCAGAACTCTCGCGCTTTGTCTCACCATGCTTTTCTGCCTTTCGGGCGTGGCCCTGGCCCATTTCGGAATGGTCATCCCTTCATCAAGCATCGTCATGGAGAAAAAGGATGCGACCGTCTCCTTTGCCCTGTCCTTTTCCCATCCCATGGAAATGGTCGGCATGCCTCTTGTCGCTCCGGCCTCGTTCAAGGTTTTCGTGGACGGAGAGGCGCAGGAGATGAAGGATGCCCTGAAGCCCGCCACGATCATGGAACATCCATCCTGGACCGCCGAGTACATGATCAAAAGACCCGGCGTGTACCAGTTTGTCATGGAACCCACCCCTTACTGGGAACCGGCCGAGGACTGCTTCATCGTCCATTACACCAAGACCGTCATCGCCGCCTTCGGCGAGGAAGAGGGCTGGGGCGAACCCCTTGGCCTCAAGACCGAAATCGTCCCCCTGACCAGGCCCTTCGGCAACTATGCCGGCAATGTCTTCCAGGGCCGGGTGCTCCTCGACGGTAAACCCGTTGCGGGCGCGGACGTCGAGGTGGAATTCTACAACAAGGACAAAAAGTACGAAGCGCCAAGCGACTACATGATCACCCAGGTAGTCAGGACCGACGCCGACGGCGTATTCACCTATGCCGTGCCTTTCGCCGGATGGTGGGGTTTTGCGGCCCTCAATACGGCGGCTGAAAAGATGGATCACGAAGGTACGCCCAAGGATGTGGAGCTGGGCGCAGTGCTGTGGGCCCAGTTTTTCGATCCCGTGCGCAAATAGGGGGTCCATGCCGGGGCCCGCTCCGGGACCCGTAACATGTGCCGGGCATGGACACATGCCCGGCTTTTTGTCATGCCTCGCCGAACCACGCGAAGAGAGGGCAGAAAAGTGCACATTTCCGAAGGGGTTCTATCTCCCGCCATACTGGGCCTGGGCGCGGTCCTGACCGTCGGCGGCACGGCTCTTGGCCTGCGCCGTCTCGATTACGACAGGCTCATGACCGTGGCCATCCTGGCTGCGGCCTTTTTCGTCGGCTCGCTCATCCACATTCCCATCGGGCCCTCCAGCGCCCACCTGATCCTGAACGGCCTCCTCGGGGCTATTCTCGGCTGGGCCGCTTTTCCGGCCATCCTGGTGGCGCTCATGCTGCAATCCGTGCTCTTTCAGTACGGAGGGTTCACGGTGCTGGGCGTGAACGCCTTCAACATGGCTTTTCCGGCCGTGCTTTGCTTTTTGCTCCTGCGGCCGCTCTTGTCCCGTCCAGGGCGGATACGCACGGTGGCGGCGTTTTGCTGCGGGGCCCTGTCCGTGGCCGGCGCAGGCCTGTTCACGGCCCTCTCGCTGGCCTACACGGACGAAGGCTTCCTGCAGGCCGCACGGCTGCTCTTTCTGGCCCATGTCCCGGTCATGATCGTCGAGGGCATCGTGACCACGCTGGCCGTATCCTTTCTGTCCAGGGTCCGACCCGAACTCCTGCATTTTGCATCAAATTTTGAAGGAGGAACACGTGCGTAGCCTTTTCCTGCTCCTTGTCTTCGCCTTGCTGGCTTCGGGCCCGGCCCTGGCGCACCGGGTCAACATTTTCGCCTACGTGGAAGGCAACGAGATTGTCGCCGAGTGCAGCTACAGCAAATCCAAACGGGTCAGGCACGGCACCATCGAAGTCCGTGACGCCGTCACCGGACGGACGCTGCTGCAGGGAACGACCGACGAGGAGGGACTCTTCCGTTTCCCCGTCCCGGACCAGGCGCGAAAAGCAGGAGCCGACCTGCGCATCCTGCTTCAGGCCGGAGAAGGGCATCAAAACGAGTGGATCGTGGAAGCAGCTGAATTCATGGACGCGCCGGTTCCCAGGGCCCCTGCGCCGGATGCGGGAAAAGCCGCTGAGCCCGCCGCTGCGGGGAGTCCGGATGACTCAGGCACAAAGACGCGGGCGCTATCGCGGGCCGACGTGGAAGAAGTGGTGAGCGCCGCCCTCGACGCCAAGCTTGCCCCCATCAAGCGCACTCTGCTCGAACAAAGCCAGGCCGGGCCGAGAATGCGGGAAATTATCGGCGGCATCGGCTGGATTTTCGGACTGGTCGGCATAGCCGCCTATTTCAAGAGCCGCCCCCGTGTTTGACGAACCTTTTGCCCGTGGCCGCTCCCTGGTGCACGATCTCGACCCCAGGATGCGCCTGGCCATGGCGGCGCTTTTCTCCGTCTGCGTGGCCCTGCTCAAGGACCCTTTCGCGGCCGGCGCGGCGCTGATTCCGGCCGTGACTGTCCTGAGCCTGAGCGCGCCGCCCCTGCACGTGCTTTGCAAACGCGTGGCCCTGGTCAACGTCTTCATTCTTTTCCTGTGGCTGACCGTGCCCCTGACCATGCCCGGCACGCCCTTGGCGACCCTTGGCCCGCTGACGGCAAGCCGTGAGGGCGCCGAGCTGGTTTTGCTCGTCACACTCAAGTCCAACGCCATCCTGCTGACCTT
Encoded here:
- a CDS encoding DEAD/DEAH box helicase, encoding MSFDSLGLPPALVQALQTRKLDTPLPVQEAALPVLMAGKSAMLVSRTGSGKTLAYLLPILAGINAESMHVQAVVLAPTHELAMQIHRVATDLSRDAGLGVRVQSLIGGAAVSRQIEGLKKKPHLVIGSAGRMTHLMELGKLKLKETVWLVLDEADRLLIEEGLEHIRKITGQLGPETRFVFVSATEGPATTRIARGLAPNLEFVRAQDGISPAIRHCYLVCEERDKTDWLRKVLRGLSPERALVFVHRGASAERMSERLEHHQLAVADLHGAHDKFERQAALDDFRKGKAQTLIASDIAARGLDIFGVELVVNVDVPSQSRDYLHRAGRTGRAGAEGLVLSLMTEAESRLAKRYAQDLDIILEQVQLVRGALVPATGDSAQTLRPAPRPFGSGRGGKKRPAPAGPETRKESAATTPPASARQPQSHDKAAPPVARKRGPALPGAKSGKTGQKAWSGPKRNKPA
- the cbiM gene encoding cobalt transporter CbiM; its protein translation is MHISEGVLSPAILGLGAVLTVGGTALGLRRLDYDRLMTVAILAAAFFVGSLIHIPIGPSSAHLILNGLLGAILGWAAFPAILVALMLQSVLFQYGGFTVLGVNAFNMAFPAVLCFLLLRPLLSRPGRIRTVAAFCCGALSVAGAGLFTALSLAYTDEGFLQAARLLFLAHVPVMIVEGIVTTLAVSFLSRVRPELLHFASNFEGGTRA
- a CDS encoding DUF4198 domain-containing protein, translating into MFRTLALCLTMLFCLSGVALAHFGMVIPSSSIVMEKKDATVSFALSFSHPMEMVGMPLVAPASFKVFVDGEAQEMKDALKPATIMEHPSWTAEYMIKRPGVYQFVMEPTPYWEPAEDCFIVHYTKTVIAAFGEEEGWGEPLGLKTEIVPLTRPFGNYAGNVFQGRVLLDGKPVAGADVEVEFYNKDKKYEAPSDYMITQVVRTDADGVFTYAVPFAGWWGFAALNTAAEKMDHEGTPKDVELGAVLWAQFFDPVRK
- a CDS encoding cobalamin biosynthesis protein CbiL yields the protein MRSLFLLLVFALLASGPALAHRVNIFAYVEGNEIVAECSYSKSKRVRHGTIEVRDAVTGRTLLQGTTDEEGLFRFPVPDQARKAGADLRILLQAGEGHQNEWIVEAAEFMDAPVPRAPAPDAGKAAEPAAAGSPDDSGTKTRALSRADVEEVVSAALDAKLAPIKRTLLEQSQAGPRMREIIGGIGWIFGLVGIAAYFKSRPRV